A single region of the Fodinicurvata sp. EGI_FJ10296 genome encodes:
- a CDS encoding multidrug effflux MFS transporter, with translation MARNSTSAGSDIRSGPGGSPGGKPGASAGQGTAHPGMGFGEFVTIVAAMMAVNALAIDIMLPALPAIGGSLGVTDANANQLVISAYLIGFGISQLFYGTITDRYGRKSVLIVGLLIYSVFGAMAIMASTFDQILFARTMQGVGAAATRVIAVSIVRDCYGGRPMAKVMSLVMIVFIAVPVIAPSIGQLIVLFGPWQWIFGLLTILGVTLAIWIAVRLPETLPPARRTPISPQSIGSAFGFVLTSRMTVGYGLGAAVIMGGLFGFINSAQQVFVEVFELGAAFPVVFSLIALSIALASIVNSRIVERIGMRRVSHTALLLFTAVCSVHALVALLGFETIYTFVGFQALTMFAFGLIMPNFNAMAMDPLGHVAGTGSAFVGALSTVGGAVLGYFIGQAYDGSVVPMTLGMAVLGAASIAIVMVTEKGRLFKGLYG, from the coding sequence ATGGCACGCAATTCGACTTCAGCCGGATCCGACATACGCTCTGGTCCCGGGGGCAGCCCCGGGGGCAAGCCTGGGGCCAGCGCCGGGCAAGGGACCGCGCATCCCGGCATGGGGTTCGGCGAGTTCGTCACGATCGTCGCTGCGATGATGGCCGTAAACGCCCTGGCCATCGACATCATGCTTCCGGCATTGCCGGCGATCGGCGGCTCACTCGGCGTGACCGATGCCAACGCCAATCAGTTGGTCATCTCGGCCTATCTGATCGGTTTCGGCATCAGTCAGTTGTTCTATGGCACGATCACCGACCGCTACGGCCGCAAGTCAGTGCTGATCGTAGGCCTGCTCATCTATTCGGTGTTCGGTGCCATGGCGATCATGGCCTCGACCTTCGACCAGATTCTCTTTGCCCGAACGATGCAGGGCGTCGGCGCCGCGGCCACTCGTGTCATCGCGGTCTCCATCGTGCGCGACTGCTATGGCGGCAGACCGATGGCCAAGGTCATGTCTCTGGTGATGATCGTATTCATCGCTGTGCCTGTGATCGCGCCCTCGATCGGCCAGCTCATCGTGCTGTTCGGTCCGTGGCAGTGGATCTTCGGCTTGTTGACGATTCTGGGCGTAACGCTGGCGATCTGGATCGCCGTCCGCCTTCCCGAGACGTTGCCGCCGGCGCGACGGACGCCGATTTCCCCGCAATCGATCGGCAGCGCGTTCGGCTTCGTCCTGACGAGCCGTATGACTGTCGGCTATGGTCTCGGCGCGGCCGTTATCATGGGCGGGCTGTTCGGGTTCATCAATTCCGCCCAGCAGGTCTTCGTCGAAGTGTTCGAACTGGGGGCGGCGTTCCCGGTCGTTTTCTCGCTGATCGCCCTTTCGATCGCCCTCGCCTCCATTGTCAACTCGCGAATCGTCGAACGCATCGGCATGCGGCGCGTCTCGCATACGGCGCTGCTGCTGTTCACCGCTGTTTGCTCGGTTCATGCGCTGGTCGCTTTGCTGGGCTTCGAGACGATCTATACGTTCGTCGGCTTTCAGGCGCTGACCATGTTCGCTTTCGGTTTGATCATGCCCAACTTCAACGCCATGGCCATGGATCCACTGGGGCATGTGGCGGGCACGGGGTCGGCCTTTGTCGGCGCGCTCAGCACCGTCGGCGGAGCGGTACTGGGCTATTTCATCGGCCAGGCCTATGACGGCAGCGTCGTCCCAATGACCCTTGGCATGGCTGTGCTCGGCGCTGCGTCGATCGCCATCGTCATGGTTACGGAGAAGGGTAGATTGTTCAAAGGGCTCTACGGATAG
- a CDS encoding FkbM family methyltransferase has product MTTDLAPLSARAKAAAAFRLARLLGRTEVTVGGSLGRFTGHTDDAVMLRHYGRTGTWSAAGVNALAAAARAAARDGLAPLLVDVGASVGLVTAGILGQAPGTALALEPDPETFSMLVRNMASAGLNGRVTTLRRAAGAANVDATGAPLAARMVRTPGNGGDIRVASVAPHNECQPEAAPLSTLDGIVPLNDKSLALLLKIDTQGHEPDVLAGAPGALARATLTMVEFWPHGLRQMGHDPASFATRLMGRVATGMATAALLHDEHTRQEIVWQTPETVLQYLLDLCDTADDPGRQVEVLLRPSQVYP; this is encoded by the coding sequence GTGACGACCGATCTTGCCCCCTTGTCGGCACGCGCGAAAGCCGCCGCTGCCTTCCGGTTGGCCCGGCTGCTGGGCCGCACGGAAGTGACGGTCGGCGGTTCTCTGGGTCGCTTCACCGGCCACACCGACGATGCCGTAATGCTGCGCCATTATGGCCGTACCGGCACCTGGAGCGCCGCCGGTGTCAATGCGTTGGCCGCCGCGGCCCGCGCCGCCGCCCGCGACGGTTTGGCGCCGCTTCTGGTCGATGTTGGTGCGAGCGTGGGACTGGTCACGGCGGGCATTCTGGGTCAGGCGCCGGGAACCGCACTGGCACTGGAGCCCGATCCGGAAACCTTCTCCATGCTCGTTCGCAATATGGCGTCCGCCGGCCTGAATGGGCGGGTTACCACGCTGCGGCGGGCGGCGGGTGCTGCGAATGTCGACGCGACAGGCGCGCCACTTGCCGCCCGGATGGTCCGTACACCCGGTAATGGGGGCGATATCCGCGTCGCCTCCGTGGCCCCGCACAATGAATGTCAGCCCGAAGCCGCTCCACTCTCCACCCTCGACGGGATCGTGCCCCTGAACGATAAGTCACTGGCCCTGCTGCTGAAGATCGATACCCAGGGGCACGAACCCGACGTTCTGGCAGGCGCGCCTGGCGCACTTGCACGAGCGACACTGACAATGGTCGAGTTCTGGCCTCATGGCTTGCGTCAAATGGGGCACGATCCCGCCAGTTTTGCGACCCGACTGATGGGACGGGTGGCGACCGGGATGGCGACGGCGGCGTTGCTGCACGACGAGCACACACGCCAGGAAATCGTCTGGCAAACACCCGAGACGGTCCTGCAGTACCTACTCGACCTGTGCGACACCGCCGACGATCCCGGCCGCCAGGTCGAGGTCCTGCTGAGGCCGTCGCAGGTCTATCCGTAG
- a CDS encoding glutamine synthetase family protein: MGVLEDYLAEHGVTEVECLVPDMNGIARGKILPDEKFVKSLSSRGLRLPESIFIQTVTGTYPRDEDVTDDAVIDIYMVPDANSVRLVPWYDEPTAQLICDCVYADGNPVSISPRQVLRRVLALYEARGWRPIVAPELEFYLVRVNTDPDYPLEPPIGRSGRPETGRQAYGIDAVNEFDPIFEDVYDYCEVMNLDIDTLSHEAGAAQIEINFNHGEPLELADQVLLFKRTVREAALRHNVYATFMAKPMQHEPGSAMHLHQSVVDIETGRNLFVTEDGEHSDLFRGFVAGLQKFVPAAMPLFAPNVNSYRRLDPESDAPINVHWGRDNRSVGFRVPISEAAATRVENRVAGADANPYLMIAGSLACGYLGMVQALEPSKQIQGSAKRLAFTLPRHLWDALGKFSASKPLREVLGDKFVDAVWYVKLAEYDAYQQVISSWERENLLLNV; this comes from the coding sequence ATGGGTGTACTCGAAGATTATCTGGCCGAACACGGCGTTACCGAGGTCGAATGTCTGGTTCCGGATATGAATGGCATCGCGCGGGGAAAGATCCTGCCGGACGAGAAATTCGTCAAGAGCCTCTCGTCACGCGGTCTCCGCCTGCCCGAATCGATCTTCATCCAGACGGTCACCGGCACCTATCCGCGAGACGAGGACGTCACCGACGATGCCGTCATCGACATTTATATGGTGCCCGACGCCAATTCGGTACGCCTTGTTCCGTGGTACGACGAGCCGACGGCCCAGCTGATCTGCGACTGCGTCTATGCCGATGGCAACCCGGTCTCGATTTCGCCGCGCCAGGTTCTGCGACGGGTTCTGGCGCTGTACGAGGCCCGCGGCTGGCGCCCGATCGTCGCGCCCGAGCTGGAATTCTATCTGGTCCGGGTCAACACCGATCCCGACTATCCGCTTGAGCCGCCGATCGGCCGGTCGGGACGCCCGGAGACAGGGCGCCAGGCCTATGGTATCGATGCGGTCAACGAATTCGACCCGATCTTCGAGGACGTCTACGACTACTGCGAGGTGATGAATCTCGATATCGATACGTTGAGCCACGAAGCCGGCGCCGCCCAGATCGAGATCAACTTCAACCACGGCGAGCCGCTGGAACTGGCCGATCAGGTATTGCTGTTCAAGCGCACCGTGCGCGAGGCGGCGTTGCGGCATAACGTCTATGCCACCTTCATGGCCAAGCCGATGCAGCACGAACCCGGCAGCGCCATGCATCTGCACCAGTCGGTGGTCGATATCGAAACGGGTCGCAATCTTTTCGTTACCGAAGACGGCGAACACAGCGACCTGTTCCGGGGCTTCGTCGCCGGCTTGCAGAAATTCGTCCCGGCGGCGATGCCGCTGTTCGCGCCGAACGTCAATTCGTACCGCCGCCTGGATCCGGAGAGCGATGCGCCGATCAACGTTCACTGGGGCCGTGACAATCGCAGCGTCGGCTTCAGGGTGCCGATCTCGGAGGCAGCCGCGACGCGGGTCGAGAATCGCGTCGCGGGGGCCGACGCCAACCCGTATCTGATGATCGCCGGATCGCTTGCCTGCGGTTATCTGGGCATGGTGCAGGCGCTGGAGCCGTCGAAGCAGATACAAGGCAGCGCCAAACGGCTGGCTTTCACGCTGCCGCGCCATCTCTGGGATGCGTTGGGCAAGTTCAGTGCTTCGAAGCCGTTGCGCGAGGTTCTGGGCGACAAATTCGTCGATGCCGTATGGTATGTTAAGCTGGCTGAGTACGATGCCTATCAGCAGGTGATCAGTTCGTGGGAACGCGAGAACCTGCTGCTGAATGTCTAG
- a CDS encoding CDP-alcohol phosphatidyltransferase family protein encodes MQRDRVARDRFIRDRFVRAGRRKVGIAAAVACAMTIFIGTVWALGPLDFAPTTGYAWLPAVMVFALTLGLMMVFLPLHRGVDRFGAANGVTLARGVITAWLAGLIGTQFDVTTVGWWVTGAALLALSLDGIDGYLARTQKTASPFGARFDMEIDALFILLMSYLVFEAGRAGPWVLLIGLMRYGFVAAGWLWPSLRDELPPSFRRKLVCIIQGGALTLCFVPLLGDMASTILAILALASLAWSFGIDILYLSRRRLATGSDHSGATS; translated from the coding sequence ATGCAAAGAGACCGCGTCGCCAGAGATCGTTTTATCAGAGACCGTTTTGTCAGAGCGGGCCGGCGCAAGGTCGGCATTGCGGCCGCAGTCGCCTGCGCGATGACGATCTTCATCGGCACCGTGTGGGCGTTGGGACCGTTGGATTTCGCGCCAACGACCGGTTACGCATGGTTACCGGCGGTGATGGTATTTGCGCTGACGCTCGGCCTTATGATGGTTTTTCTCCCGCTTCACCGGGGGGTTGACCGGTTCGGTGCAGCAAACGGCGTGACACTGGCACGCGGCGTCATCACCGCCTGGCTCGCCGGATTGATCGGAACCCAGTTCGATGTAACGACTGTTGGCTGGTGGGTCACCGGCGCGGCCCTGCTCGCGCTTTCACTCGACGGCATAGACGGTTACCTCGCCCGGACCCAGAAGACCGCATCACCCTTCGGAGCGCGATTCGATATGGAAATCGACGCGTTGTTCATCCTGCTGATGTCGTATCTGGTCTTCGAAGCCGGCCGGGCTGGCCCCTGGGTACTCCTGATCGGTTTGATGCGGTACGGCTTCGTCGCCGCCGGATGGCTCTGGCCATCGCTGCGCGACGAACTTCCGCCAAGTTTCCGACGCAAGTTGGTTTGCATCATCCAGGGTGGCGCTCTGACGCTGTGCTTCGTGCCACTGCTCGGCGACATGGCTTCGACGATCCTGGCCATTCTGGCGCTTGCATCACTGGCGTGGTCGTTCGGCATCGACATTCTGTATCTGAGCCGGCGCCGACTCGCCACCGGCAGCGACCACAGTGGAGCGACTTCATGA
- a CDS encoding aminotransferase, with the protein MPMQFNPSFESVEAPPIAAAQGWIRGLPIDPNRPLIDLAQAVPADPPPVSLTDHLSALLTRPETHLYTDILGLPALRDALAVHMSSVYEAAIPAERVAITAGCNQAFCLTMQCLASAGDEVLLPEPHYFNHKMWLDALGLKTVTLPFRPDRAGIPDPIEAERLITPRTRAIVLVTPNNPTGAVYPAPLLDAFAAVARRAGIALVLDETYKDFHPGRFADNSAARTGRAGGTGIPHALFQDSDWGDTVVQLYSFSKAYSMTGYRVGSVIAGPRLIAVLEKAMDCMAICAPRIGQEAALFALASLGEWSTEKARLLARRADRFRSAVTSRAPAWDLVSIGAFFAYLRHPFDGTAAATIAEGLARQQRLLVLPGTMFGAGQQPYLRIAFANVADEMAPTVADRLQEYADTGDPGSGA; encoded by the coding sequence ATGCCGATGCAGTTCAACCCGTCCTTCGAGTCCGTGGAGGCGCCGCCGATCGCGGCTGCCCAGGGTTGGATCAGGGGATTGCCCATAGACCCGAACCGGCCATTGATCGATCTGGCGCAGGCGGTTCCTGCCGACCCGCCGCCGGTCTCACTGACAGATCACCTTTCGGCGTTACTGACGCGGCCCGAAACGCATCTCTATACCGACATTCTGGGCCTGCCCGCGCTTCGGGACGCTCTGGCCGTGCATATGTCGTCCGTGTACGAGGCGGCGATTCCGGCCGAGCGGGTCGCCATTACCGCGGGCTGCAATCAGGCGTTCTGCCTGACCATGCAGTGCCTGGCTTCGGCGGGGGACGAGGTGTTGTTGCCCGAGCCGCATTATTTCAATCACAAGATGTGGCTCGACGCTCTGGGACTGAAGACCGTGACATTGCCGTTTCGGCCCGATCGCGCCGGGATTCCGGACCCGATCGAGGCCGAACGCCTGATCACGCCCCGCACTCGCGCGATCGTGCTGGTTACGCCGAACAATCCCACCGGCGCGGTCTATCCTGCGCCGTTGCTCGATGCATTCGCCGCTGTGGCCCGTCGTGCGGGTATCGCGCTGGTCCTCGACGAAACGTACAAGGATTTTCATCCAGGCCGCTTTGCCGATAATTCGGCGGCTCGCACCGGCAGGGCAGGAGGGACAGGCATTCCCCACGCCCTGTTCCAGGATTCCGATTGGGGCGATACGGTCGTACAGCTCTATAGTTTCTCCAAAGCGTACAGCATGACCGGCTATAGGGTCGGTTCGGTAATTGCCGGGCCACGGCTGATCGCCGTGCTGGAAAAGGCCATGGATTGCATGGCGATTTGTGCCCCGCGCATCGGACAGGAGGCGGCACTGTTCGCACTGGCGTCGCTCGGCGAATGGTCGACGGAAAAGGCCCGTCTGCTGGCTCGCCGCGCCGATCGCTTTCGCTCGGCGGTGACGAGCAGGGCTCCGGCCTGGGATCTTGTCAGCATCGGCGCGTTCTTCGCCTATCTCCGGCATCCGTTCGACGGCACGGCGGCCGCGACGATCGCCGAGGGACTGGCCCGCCAGCAACGGCTACTGGTCCTTCCCGGCACGATGTTCGGCGCCGGACAGCAGCCCTATCTGCGCATCGCCTTTGCCAATGTTGCCGATGAGATGGCGCCGACGGTCGCGGATAGACTACAAGAGTACGCAGACACGGGTGATCCCGGCTCCGGGGCTTGA
- a CDS encoding glutamine synthetase family protein translates to MTDRNDIDPVTPSGTDQSPPRTGRETLPKAPEAEVDAFRRAHPDVTQIDVLIPDASGVLRGKKVPVESLKKIYREGAMFPGSLFATDITGSTVEETGLGFKDGDSDRPCFPVPQTLDPIPWLKRPTGQIMLSMRNPDGTPFFADPRAVLAGVVQRLNDDGYFPVVAIELEFYLIDRAPTADGLPQPPLSPVSGRRQGETQVYGIEELYDFDAMLSDVYDACQAQNIPVDSSVSEYAPGQYEINLHHVANAMDACDDAILFKRAVKSVAMQHGIDATFMSKPYADQSGSGFHIHLSMLDRDGRNIFAAEDVHGTPELRHAIGGLGETMADGMAFFAQNQNAFRRFQTNSYAPHAPTWAHNNRSASLRIPPSPAESRRVEHRVAGADANPYLVMAAVLAGAHYGLTHTIDPGKPVTGNAYESVDQTLTSSWIQALERLEKCDIFRDYLGTQFVEVYLALKRAEREKFFSMITALEYEWYLHRV, encoded by the coding sequence ATGACAGACCGCAACGACATCGACCCCGTGACACCATCCGGCACCGATCAAAGCCCGCCCAGAACGGGGCGTGAGACGCTTCCCAAAGCCCCGGAGGCCGAGGTGGACGCGTTTCGTCGCGCACACCCGGACGTAACGCAGATCGACGTGCTCATCCCGGATGCCAGCGGCGTATTACGGGGCAAAAAGGTTCCGGTCGAAAGCCTGAAGAAGATCTATCGCGAAGGGGCGATGTTTCCAGGATCGCTGTTCGCAACGGATATCACGGGATCGACGGTCGAAGAGACCGGCCTCGGATTCAAGGACGGCGATTCCGACCGGCCCTGCTTTCCCGTGCCGCAGACGCTCGACCCGATCCCCTGGCTGAAGCGGCCGACCGGACAGATCATGCTGTCCATGCGCAATCCCGACGGTACACCCTTCTTTGCCGATCCGCGCGCCGTTCTGGCGGGCGTGGTCCAGCGGCTGAACGACGACGGCTATTTTCCGGTCGTTGCCATCGAACTGGAATTCTACCTGATCGACCGTGCCCCAACGGCGGATGGGCTTCCGCAGCCGCCGCTTTCTCCGGTCTCGGGCCGTCGCCAGGGCGAAACGCAGGTCTATGGCATCGAGGAGCTGTATGATTTCGATGCCATGCTGAGCGATGTCTACGACGCCTGTCAGGCCCAGAACATTCCCGTGGACAGTTCGGTTTCGGAGTATGCACCCGGTCAGTACGAGATCAATCTGCATCATGTCGCCAATGCGATGGACGCCTGCGACGATGCAATCCTGTTCAAGCGGGCCGTCAAATCGGTGGCGATGCAGCACGGCATCGACGCCACCTTCATGTCGAAGCCATACGCCGATCAGTCGGGCAGCGGATTCCACATTCACCTCAGCATGCTCGACCGCGATGGCCGCAATATCTTCGCCGCAGAGGATGTTCACGGCACACCCGAATTGCGCCACGCGATCGGCGGACTGGGCGAGACCATGGCCGACGGCATGGCGTTTTTCGCCCAGAACCAGAATGCTTTCCGGCGGTTCCAGACCAACAGCTATGCCCCGCATGCACCGACATGGGCGCATAACAACCGCTCGGCGTCGCTGAGGATTCCCCCCAGCCCGGCTGAATCGCGCCGGGTCGAGCACCGGGTCGCCGGCGCGGACGCCAATCCGTATCTGGTCATGGCGGCCGTGCTGGCCGGGGCCCATTACGGCCTGACCCACACGATCGATCCCGGAAAGCCGGTGACGGGCAATGCCTACGAGTCGGTCGATCAGACCCTGACCTCGTCGTGGATCCAGGCGCTGGAAAGGCTGGAGAAGTGCGATATCTTCCGTGACTATCTGGGGACGCAGTTCGTCGAAGTCTATCTGGCGCTGAAGCGGGCGGAGCGGGAGAAATTCTTCTCCATGATCACGGCGTTGGAATACGAATGGTACCTGCACCGGGTCTGA
- a CDS encoding aspartate aminotransferase family protein yields MAGQSIPGTAELKKLDTAHHLHPFTDYKALAGEGGSRIIARADGLRLWDTDGGEMIDAMAGLWCVNVGYGREELARAAYEQLQTLPYYNCFFKTATPSPVQLAATLVDLTPEGLNHVFYGSSGSESNDTIVRMVRHFWNLQGKHRKKTIIGRQYGYHGSTMASISLGGMSAMHRQADLPMPGFHHVMAPYWYDAGGDLSEEAFAERAAQAVEDRILELGADTVAAFIGEPIQGAGGVIIPPAGYWERIQQICRRHDVLLIADEVITGFGRTGHWFGSDRYGIKPDLMTLAKGITSGYQPLSAVMVGDRVADTLIDKGGEFYHGYTYSGHPVPCAVALANIDLIRREGLVERVRDDTGPYLNRRLHEVFDDHPIVGEVRSEGLIGAIELVADRKTRARFPDMGSVGSRCRDHCFEQNLVMRAVRDAMVLSPALIATRDDIDLILERARAAIDATARDLGRL; encoded by the coding sequence ATGGCAGGACAATCGATACCGGGTACGGCGGAACTGAAGAAGCTGGATACCGCCCACCACCTTCATCCATTCACCGACTACAAGGCGCTGGCCGGCGAGGGGGGCAGCCGGATCATCGCCCGGGCCGACGGATTGCGGCTATGGGACACCGATGGCGGCGAGATGATCGACGCCATGGCGGGGCTATGGTGCGTCAATGTCGGCTACGGACGCGAGGAACTGGCACGCGCGGCATACGAGCAGCTGCAGACGCTGCCCTATTATAACTGCTTCTTCAAAACGGCGACGCCGTCGCCGGTGCAACTGGCGGCCACGCTGGTCGACCTGACGCCGGAGGGGCTGAACCATGTGTTCTATGGCTCGTCGGGATCGGAATCGAACGACACCATCGTGCGCATGGTTCGGCATTTCTGGAACCTGCAGGGCAAGCACCGGAAAAAGACGATCATCGGCCGGCAGTATGGCTATCACGGCTCGACCATGGCCTCGATCAGTCTCGGCGGCATGTCGGCGATGCACCGTCAGGCCGACCTGCCGATGCCGGGTTTCCACCACGTCATGGCGCCCTATTGGTACGATGCCGGTGGCGACCTGAGCGAAGAGGCGTTCGCTGAACGGGCGGCACAGGCGGTTGAGGATCGGATCCTGGAACTCGGCGCCGACACCGTCGCGGCCTTTATCGGCGAGCCGATCCAGGGCGCGGGCGGCGTGATCATACCGCCGGCCGGATACTGGGAAAGGATCCAGCAGATTTGCCGCCGCCATGACGTGCTGCTGATCGCCGACGAGGTCATTACCGGCTTCGGGCGGACCGGCCATTGGTTCGGTTCGGACCGGTACGGCATCAAGCCGGACCTGATGACCCTGGCCAAGGGGATAACGTCGGGATATCAGCCGCTTTCTGCGGTCATGGTCGGCGACCGGGTCGCGGATACCCTCATCGACAAGGGCGGCGAATTCTACCACGGCTATACTTATTCGGGCCATCCGGTGCCCTGCGCGGTCGCCCTGGCCAATATCGACCTGATTCGGCGCGAGGGGCTGGTGGAGCGCGTTCGCGACGATACCGGGCCCTATCTCAACCGGCGCCTTCACGAGGTGTTCGACGATCATCCGATTGTCGGCGAAGTGCGCAGCGAAGGACTGATCGGGGCGATCGAGTTGGTCGCGGACCGCAAGACCCGGGCCCGCTTCCCCGATATGGGCTCGGTCGGCAGCCGCTGCAGGGATCACTGTTTCGAACAGAATCTCGTGATGCGGGCCGTGCGGGACGCGATGGTGCTGTCGCCGGCGCTGATCGCGACACGCGACGATATCGACCTGATTCTCGAACGCGCCCGGGCAGCGATCGACGCCACGGCGCGGGATCTGGGGCGGCTTTAG
- a CDS encoding tartrate dehydrogenase, which produces MTQSYRIAVIPGDGIGKEVMPEGVRVLEAAASKFGFRIEQTWFDFASCDYYAKHGQMMPDDWRQQLEGQDAIFFGAVGWPETVPDHISLWGSLLQFRRVFDQYVNLRPVRLMPGITPPLAGRNVGDIDFYIVRENTEGEYSSIGGRMFEGTDREVVIQETVMSRTGVDRVMKYAFELAATRKRRHVTSATKSNGISITMPYWDERFEAMADQYPDISTDKFHIDILAANFVLHPDWFDVIVASNLFGDILSDLGPACTGTIGIAPSGNINPEGVFPSLFEPVHGSAPDIAGQGIANPIGQIWSAALMLNHFGQAEAGAAVLAAIEKVMAEPSLRTRDLGGKTDTTTCGKAVAEAL; this is translated from the coding sequence GTGACGCAAAGCTATAGGATCGCCGTCATTCCGGGTGACGGAATCGGCAAGGAAGTGATGCCCGAAGGGGTCCGGGTGCTGGAGGCGGCTGCCTCGAAGTTCGGCTTCCGGATTGAACAGACCTGGTTCGATTTCGCATCCTGCGACTACTATGCCAAACACGGGCAGATGATGCCCGACGACTGGCGGCAGCAGCTGGAGGGTCAGGACGCGATCTTTTTCGGTGCGGTTGGATGGCCGGAAACGGTGCCCGACCACATTTCGCTATGGGGATCGCTGCTTCAGTTCCGGCGCGTCTTCGACCAGTATGTCAACCTTCGGCCCGTGCGACTGATGCCGGGGATCACGCCGCCGCTCGCGGGGCGGAATGTCGGCGATATCGATTTCTATATCGTCCGGGAAAATACCGAGGGCGAGTATTCGTCGATCGGCGGCCGGATGTTCGAAGGCACGGACCGCGAGGTCGTCATCCAGGAAACCGTCATGTCGCGGACCGGTGTCGACCGCGTGATGAAATACGCGTTCGAACTGGCGGCGACACGCAAGAGACGGCATGTGACGTCGGCGACCAAGTCCAACGGCATTTCAATCACGATGCCCTATTGGGATGAACGATTCGAGGCGATGGCCGATCAGTACCCCGACATTTCGACCGACAAGTTCCATATCGACATTCTTGCCGCAAATTTCGTTCTGCATCCTGACTGGTTCGACGTCATCGTGGCATCGAATCTGTTTGGTGACATTCTGTCCGATCTGGGGCCGGCCTGTACCGGCACGATCGGAATTGCCCCTTCTGGAAACATCAATCCCGAAGGCGTATTCCCGTCATTGTTCGAGCCGGTACACGGTTCGGCGCCCGATATCGCCGGGCAAGGCATCGCAAATCCGATTGGCCAGATCTGGTCGGCAGCATTGATGCTGAACCATTTCGGTCAGGCGGAGGCCGGGGCTGCCGTGTTGGCCGCGATCGAAAAGGTCATGGCGGAACCGTCGTTGCGGACACGTGATCTCGGCGGCAAGACCGACACGACGACATGCGGCAAGGCAGTCGCCGAAGCGCTGTAG
- a CDS encoding arginine deiminase family protein, translated as MQWGVGSETGVLTDVLLCRPDHYDWIPTNVVAKAALAAGEKPEPAEVAAQFRELESALDTASVRRHYLTPDPHLPYQVYTRDSSQMTPWGAVVTQLFRPQRRGEYASILEFYQSAGIPIWGYATHGSLEGGDIHIIRPGLALIGHSGERTSEVGARQFAGWLEDAAGWEVRLYPFAEHFLHLDLLFCMVTDGLALVCEDVLEPDLLNWIDARGIRRLPVSYRDAMALGANILALGNDRVISPAHQTGLNDRLRAEGIEVLAPAFDLLTRGGGGVHCATMPLNRLD; from the coding sequence ATGCAATGGGGAGTTGGGTCGGAAACCGGCGTGCTGACGGATGTGTTGCTCTGCCGGCCGGATCACTATGACTGGATCCCGACCAATGTCGTCGCGAAGGCCGCGCTGGCCGCCGGCGAAAAGCCGGAGCCGGCAGAGGTCGCCGCTCAATTTCGCGAGCTGGAATCCGCGCTCGATACCGCCAGTGTGCGCCGCCACTATCTGACCCCTGATCCGCATCTGCCATATCAGGTCTATACCCGTGACAGTTCACAGATGACGCCCTGGGGCGCCGTCGTTACGCAGCTGTTCCGCCCCCAGCGGCGGGGCGAGTACGCCTCTATCCTGGAATTCTATCAATCCGCCGGTATCCCGATATGGGGATACGCCACTCATGGCAGTCTGGAGGGTGGCGACATTCACATTATCCGCCCCGGACTGGCGCTGATCGGCCATTCCGGAGAACGCACGTCCGAGGTTGGTGCCCGGCAGTTCGCGGGCTGGCTTGAAGATGCGGCGGGCTGGGAGGTCCGGCTCTATCCGTTCGCAGAGCATTTCCTGCATCTGGATTTGCTGTTCTGCATGGTGACCGACGGCCTGGCGCTGGTCTGCGAAGATGTTCTGGAACCCGATCTTCTGAACTGGATCGACGCACGGGGCATAAGGCGGCTGCCGGTCAGCTATCGCGACGCCATGGCGCTGGGAGCGAACATTCTGGCGCTGGGCAATGACAGGGTCATTTCGCCGGCTCATCAGACCGGGCTGAACGATCGGCTGCGGGCCGAGGGGATCGAGGTTCTCGCGCCCGCGTTCGATCTTCTGACTCGCGGCGGCGGCGGTGTTCACTGCGCGACCATGCCGCTGAACCGGCTTGACTGA